TTGCCGTGGCCGGATGGTCTTGGGATAGCCGCTCAGGTCGGTCTTCATGTGATGCTCGTGGGCCACCAGGATGGACCGGTAGGGAGTCTCCTCGTGCGCCCGCATGCCGAAGAGGGTGATCGCTCCGAGCCAGGGGTGGGCCTGCATTACCCGCCACTCCTGCTCGTCCAGACCGGTGGTCTTGTTGAGGATGGTGACGGGCACCCGGGCTTTGCCCACGTCGTGCAGCAGCGCCGTCATTCCCAGGTCGTAGAGCTGGATCCGGGGGAAGCCCAGCTTCTTCCCCAGCGCCACCGAGAAGATGCAGACGTTGACCGAGTGGGTGAAGGTGTACTCGTCATAGTCGCGGATGGTGGTGAGTCCCACCACCGAGGTCTCGTTGTTGAGCACCTGGTCCACGATGAGCTGCACCGCGCGCTTTACCTTCTTCACGCTGGTGGCGCGTCCCAGGCGGACACCGGTGATCACGTCCTTGGTGACCGCGACGCCCTGGGCGTAGACCCGCTTGGCCGCCTCCTTGGCCTGCTCCGCGTCGGGATCGTGCTGGGTGGCGTGCTCGATCTCGAGCCCCTTGACCTGCCCCGCGTCCAGGCGCGCGAAGAGCTCCTCGAAGCGCTCCTCCGGCTGGCCCCGTTCGGACAGACTGAGCAGCAGGCTCAGCAGGATCTGCCACTCCCGGCGGTTGGCGGTGGAATGGATCCGGAGGGCGCCGATGTCGAAGGCGCGGAGGACGGCGAGGATGTGGCTGAAGGAGGCGTAGTTGTCGAGCTCGAGCCGGAGCCGGGTGGCATTCACGAAGATGAAGTCGCCCGCCAGCCGCAGCTCGAGGTCGTTCTCCACGGCCAGCAGCCCGCGCGCGGCGGTGTCCAGGTCGTCGAGCGCCTTCTGGACGGTTGCGTTCTCGACCGGGTAGAGCTTGAGGCTCCGGAGCGCGGTATAGAGCGCCAGCAGCAGGACGCGACCACCGTGGCGGAGCTGGCCCTCCGGCGCGGCGCGGGCGGTGGCGTCGGCCGGCTGGGTCACGTTCCGGTCTCCCGCAGGGCGCGGTTCACGGCGTTCCGCACTACGGGATCCTTGTCGTCGGCCGCGCGCTGCAGCAGCTCGCGGGCCTCCGGGGTGCGGATCTTCCCGAGCGCGATCGCGGCGCAGGCGCGGACCTCGGATGACTGCTTCATCCGCAACATCCCACGCGGCAGCAGTAAGGCGCTGAGCGGCTTGAGGCCGCCAGCGCCCGCGATCGCGCCGTAGGCCTCGAAGAAAGCCATCTTCTCGGTGAGATCCATCTCCTTCACCGCTTTGCCCAGCACGATCGCCTCCACCCGGCGTTGCGCGCCCTTGTATCCCCGGCTCCCCACCACCCGGACGGCCGCCAACCGAACCCCCCGATCGTCGTCGTCCAGTGCCTTGTCGATCAGGGTCATGGCGGCCGGCGTGGCCAGTTGCGCGAGCGCCTGCACACTCGCGAGCCGAACCGCGGGCAGCGGATGCACCACCGTCTCCCCCAACCCGGGGACTGTCTGATGCAGGCCGAGCCGACCGCAGAGGGTCACCACGGGCGCGAGCGCGGGCGACTCTGGATCCTTGAGGATGCGCAACACTTCCGACGGGTGGCTCTCGGCCAGGCGGTCGGCTACGCCCTCGAGCAGCGTGCGCAGGGGCGCGGAGGAAAGATTGGGAATCCAGGTGAGGATCGGCTCCAGCGCCGAGGCGCGGAGCTCCCGCAGCAGCTCGGCCACGTGGGCTTCGCCGGCCAGCGCGGGGGCCTCGTCCAGCGATTGCAGGAGCTGGCTCACGATCGCCGCCTCGCTCAGCTTGGCGACGAAGCCCGTGAGCCGCTCCTTGTGCTCCTCTCGAAGCGCCGAGATGCGTTGTGCCAGCTGCCCGCACTCGCGCAGGATGCTGGCGGCGGTCCGGAAGTCCCCCAGGTTGAGGAAATTAGGAAAGAGATGCTCGACGGCGCTGAGGATCTCACCCCGGATCTCGGGTTCGTTCTGCATCTCGAACAGATCGAACAGCACGTTCAGGGACGCGCCGCGCACGTCTCGGGCGTACTCCTCCTCCACCGCCCGGGCCACCTGGTTGATCTCCTTCTCGTCCAGGAAGTAGAGGGTGGCATCGAACTCGTCGAGGTCGACCACTCCCTTGGGCCGGGGAGGGGCCTCTTCGGCCGCCTGGGCGTGGCGTTGTTTGGCGGCCTGGTCGTCAGCGGCGCCCGCGGTCGCATAGGTGCCGGTCTGCTCCGGCAGCGCGCCCCCGCCCTCGCCGAAGAACTCGATGAACTTGTACTGGATGAGGTCGAATTCCTGCTCCCATAAGAGCGTGAGGAGGTCGTCGCCCGCATCGGCCGCGAGGAAGCGCGCGCGGTTGATCGTCTCCAGGAATCGGGGCAGCTCGTCGAGCTCGGCGCCGTGGGAGATGGTGAGCGAGCGCATCCCGTCCTTGAACAGGCCCCAGGCGAGGCTCTCGCTCTTGTTGAGCTGGTGGTACACCACCTGATCTTCCCAGATGAAATCCGTCTCCGCCACCGTGAGGACCAGCTGATCCAGCGCGGCCCAGACCGGAATGAAGGCGGACCGCAGGTTCTCCGTGGCCCGCTGATAGATGGGATTGTTGGGCAGATACATGTGGTACGCGCGGAGCGCCTTCACCAGGCCGTTGATCAGCTCCGAGATCTGGGACGCGGGAAGCACTTCCGCCGCGGGCTGGCCGGCCGTCACGCGGGTGGCCTCAGCAACTGCGCCACGTGCGCCACGTCCTTGTCGCCGCGCCCGCTGAGACAGAGCAGCACCAGCGCACCGGCCGGCCAGCCTCCCGCCATCCGACGGACCCAGGCGAACGCATGCGCCGTCTCCAGCGCGGGGATGATCCCCTCGAGCCGGCACACCGCCTGGAATGCATCGAGCGCTTCGGCGTCGGTGGCGGACTCGTACGCCACTCGTCCGCTGTCGTGCAGGTAGCTGTGCTCCGGTCCCACCCCGGGGTAGTCCAGACCGGCCGACACCGAGTGGGCGGGTGCCACCTGCCCGTCCGCGTCCTGCAGCAGATAGCTCAGGCTGCCGTGCAGCACCCCGGGCGACCCCGCCTCGAGCGTGGCGCTGTGCAGGCCCGAGGCGAGGCCCTCGCCCGCCGCCTCCACGCCCACCAGCCGCACGCCGGTGTCGTCCAGGAATCCGGCGAAGATCCCCATCGCGTTGGACCCGCCGCCAACGCATGCGACCACGGTGTGGGGCAGCCGCCCGTAGCGGGCCAGCACCTGGCTCCGCGCCTCGCGTCCAATCACCGACTGGAAGTCGCGCACCATGCGGGGGTAGGGATCGGGTCCGACCACCGAGCCGATGATGTAGTGGGTCGTGGGAACGTTGGTCACCCAGTCGCGCAGCGCCTCGTTGGTGGCATCCTTGAGGGTGCGAGTGCCCGAGCCGACGGGCACGACGGTGGCACCGAGCAGCTCCATCCGGTAGACGTTGAGTCGCTGCCGGGCCACATCCTCCTCGCCCATGTACACCACGCACTCGAGCCCGAAGCGAGCGCACACCGTGGCCGTTGCCACACCGTGCTGGCCCGCGCCGGTCTCGGCGATGATCCGCCGCTTGCCCATCCTGACGGCGAGCAGCGCCTGCCCGATCGTGTTGTTGATCTTGTGCGCGCCGGTGTGATTCAGGTCTTCCCGCTTGAGCAGCAGGGTGGCGCCGACCTCGGCTCCGAGCCGCACGGCCTCGGTGATCGGCGACGGGCGCCCCACGAATTCAGTCAGCAGCTGCTCGTATTCGGCCCAGAACCCCGGGTCACCCCGCACGCCGTCGTAGAGCGCCGCGAGATCGTCCAGCGCGGCAACCAGCGTCTCGGGGACGTAGCGGCCGCCGTATGGTCCGAACCGGCCGGCGACCGCCCGCTCAGGTGATGGGGCTAGGGCCAAACAGCGCCTCCAGAAAACTCGAGATTTTGTCGGGGTCCTTGATGCCCGGAAGGTACTCGACCCCTGAACTTACATCGACCACCTCGGGTCGAACGAGTGCCACCGCCCGCGCCACGCTCCCCGGGCTCAGCCCTCCGGCGAGGACCATGGTGTCGCCGGCCAGCCGCGCACGGGCCTCCCGAGCCAGGGCCAGGTCCAGCGAAACGCCCGTCCCGCCCAGAGCATGCGGCACGAGAGGCTCCACCAGCACGGCATCCGCATCGCTCGCCGTCTCCGGAAGCGAGTCCAGGTCGCCGGGCGCGGCGATGCGGGCGACCCGCCACACCACCAGCCCTTCCGCCCGCAATCGGACCGCCGCCGGACGGGAATAGGGCCCGTGCAGCTGGGCCCCGGACAGGCCGGCGGTCCGGCTGATCCGGAGAATCTCCTCGACCGATTGGGTGTCGTAGACTCCGAAGACGGGGACCCCGTTCGCACCGGCGGTCACTTCGGCGGCCCGTTCAGGGGTGACCATCCGGTGTCCAACAGCAAAAACGACGCCCAGGAACGAGGCGCCGGCATCGGCGGCCGCGCTGGCATCCGCCGGCCGGGTGAGCCCGCAGATCTTGGCCCTAACGCGCATGACGCGGGATCCGGCAGAGCCCGGCCATCAGGCCGTCGGGATCGAGGGCGGCCGACAGCGCGGTTCCGATCAGGACAGCGTCGGCACCCGCCGCCGCGGCCCGCTCCACATCGGCCACGGAGGCCATCCCGCTCTCCGCCACGGCAACTCGATCGGCCGGGACCGCCTGGATCACGCGCCACGCGGCCGCGGTATCGATGGCGAACGAATCCAGATCGCGGCTGTTGATGCCCAGGATCCCCGCCCCGACAGAGAGCGCCCGCTCCAGCTCCGCCGGGGTATGTACCTCCACCAAGGCATCCAGCCCGTACTCCCTCGCGGTGGCGAGCAGGAGCTCGAGGCGCGTCGGCTCCAGCGCACGCACGATCAGCAGCACCGCCGCCGCGCCGGCCGCGCGGGCCTCCACGATCTGCAGCTCGTCCAGGATGAAGTCCTTCCGGAGCACCGGCACACCTGCCCGAGTGGCGGCGGTACGGAGGTCATCCACCGAGCCGCCGAAGAACGGTCCGTCGGTCAGCACCGAGATGGCGGCCGCGCCGTGTCTGGCGTAACGCGAGGCCCGCTCCCCCGGGTCGAGATCATCCCGGATCGTGCCTGAGGACGGCGACCGGCGCTTCACCTCGGCGATCACCGCGACGCTCTGCCGCCGGAGCGCGCCGGCAAACGAAGGCGGCGGTGCGGCGTCTCGCGCCTCCCGCTCCAGCGCGCTGCGCCGGCGGCGGAGCCCAGGGAGCTGGTCCCTGGTCGAGATGAGGATCTGGTCCAGAGTGACGGGCATCTTGTCCTTCGGCCGGTCTTCGGGTACTGTTATTCGGGCTCTATTCGGTCGACCGCTGCTGAGGAGGAATCCCGATGCCCCTGACCAAGCGCCAGAGCGAAATTCTCTCCTACCTGCAGGGACACATCCAGGAGCACTCCTACGCGCCCAGCTTCGAGGAGATCGCCGAGCGATTCGGATTCCAGTCCCTCGCCACGGTACACGAGCATCTGACCAATCTCGAGCGCAAGGGCTACATCCGCCGTTCCTACAACGAGAGCCGCTCCATCGAGGTGCTGCCGCCGCGTGGCACGTCGGCCGCCAGTGAGATTCCCCTGCTCGGCAAGGTCGCGGCGGGCACCCCCATCGAGTCGCTCATGCACCAGGAGACCATCGCCGTTCCCGATCAGATGTTGCCGCGCCGGGGGCCGAACTACGCGCTTCGAGTCCAGGGGACGTCCATGATCGACGAGCATATCCTGGACGGAGATCTGGTCGTGGTGCATGGCAAGCAGAGCGCGGAGAACGGCGAGATGGTCATCGCCCTGGTCAACGGGAGCGAAGCCACCGTGAAGAAGTTCTACCGGGAACCGGGTGGCTGGATCCGCCTTCAGCCGGCCAACGCCTCCATGCAGCCGATGCGCTTTCAGGAGCGGGACGTCCTGATCCAGGGCGTCGTGGTCGGAGTCATCCGCAAATACTGAGCGTTTCGCTCTCGCCCCGGGGCGCTGCGGCTCTCAGCCGGTGCAGGGCCTCCATTCCTGCCCCACCGTGCAGCGCCTGTGCAGCGCGTGCGGCGGATTCTTCCAAGGACCAGCCGCGCCCCGACACGTAAAGCGCGCAGGCCGCGTTGAGCAGCACCGCGCAGCGCTCGACCGGCTCACCGCCACCCTGGAGCAGCCGCTCGATCCTGGCGGCGTTCTCCCCGGGCTCGCCGCCTGTCAGGCCATCCAGATCGTCGCAGCGGAGACCGAGCGCCGCGGGATCGATCTGCCAGTGATCGACCCGTCCCTCGCGCACTTCCCACACCTCAGTCCGTCCCGACGGGCTCACCTCGTCCATGCCCACCACGGCGTGCAGCACCAGCGCGTGGATCGCATCCAGACGAGCCAGCGCCGCGGCTACCAGCGGCGCCCGCTCGCGGTCGGCGACCCCGATGACCTGGCGTCGCGCACCCGCGGGATTCGCCAGCGGCCCCAGCAGGTTCATGATGGTGCCGGTCCCGAGCTCCCGCCGCACCGGTCCGACGTGACGCATCGCCGGGTGGTACATCGGAGCGAACAGGAAGACGATTCCGGTCCGCTCCAGCACCCGGGCCGCGGCCTCCGCCGGCAGATCGATTCGCACGCCGAGTGACTCGAGCACATCGGCGGAGCCGGAGCGGGAGGTGTAGCTCCGGTTGCCGTGCTTCGCCACCGGAACACCGGCGCCGGCGGCCACCAGCGCCGCGGCGGTCGAGATGTTCAGGGTGCCCACGCGACCCCCGCCCGTGCCGCAGGTGTCCACCAGCAGCTCGCCGCCGCCCACCTCCAGCCGCAGCATCGCGATGCGGAGCGCGGTGGCCGCGCCCGCGATCTCGTCCGCCGTTTCGCCCTTGGCCCGGAGTCCCATCAGCAGCGCGGCCGTCTGCACCGGGCTCGCCTCGCCCCGCATCAGCACGCCGAACGCGGCGGCGGCGGCGGCGTCCGACAGCGAGGCGCCGAGGGCCAGCTGGTGAAGGGCGAAGCGCAGCGGAGCGTCCTGGGTCACGATGCGTTACGCCATCGGAGTGGTAGGGAGTGAGCGAGTGCGAAAAAGTGTATCCGAGGAAGGGGCCTTTTGTCAATCGTGACAAGCATTTGCGTAGCTTGCTCGGGGGGTCTCGCGGCGCTAGATTTCGGGCCGATGAGCCGGAGCTTTCTCGCCACGCTGCACTACGACGGAACCGGGTTTGTCGGGTGGCAGCGCCAGCCCGCCGGCCGATCGGTCCAGGCCGAGTTCGAGCGCGTACTGGAGCGACTCTGCGGCCGGCGCCTGGTGGCCCACGCGGCCGGCCGTACCGACGCCGGCGTCCACGCCTCCGGCCTCGCCGTCAGCTTCTCGGCGCCGGCCACCTGGACCATCGGATCGCTCCGCCGAGCCCTGAACGCACTGCTCCCTCGCGACTGCTGGGTCGAGTCCCTCCATCTCATGCAGCCGGGCTTTCACGCCCGGAAGAGCGCCATCTCGCGACGCTACCGTTACGACATCGGCCTGGACGAGGCGTCCGCCTCGCCGTTTCGGCGGCCGTTCGAATGGGCCTTGGGGCGGCCGCTCGATGTGGATGCACTCGGCGCCACGGCTCGACTGGTCGCAGGCGAGCACGACTTCCGCGCCTTCGCCGCCAAAGGCGCCCCCAAGCCGCACTACCGCTGCCGGCTCGGCCTCGCGGAGTGGCGCGAGCGCTCGGAGGGCCGGGGCGTGAGCTTCCACGTGGAGGCCGATCGCTTCCTGCACCACATGGTGCGCATGCTGGTCGGGACGATGGTGGACGTGGGACTCGGCCGCCGGCCGGCGGAGGACATCGCCGGTCTGCTGGCGCGAGGGGACAACCAGGAGACCAGTCCTCCGGCGCCGCCCCAGGGTCTCTATTTCGTCGCCGCCACGTATCCTCCCGAGCTGTTCGCCGAGCTCAATGCGGAATCGCAGGCCGTGGCGCATGAGTCGTAGCGGCGCGGTCGTCCTGATTCTCCTGCTCGCCGGCTGCCGCGAGCGACCGGCAGCGGCGCCCGCGGCCAGCAGGCCGGCTCCCCTTCACACCACGACATCGGCGGCCCAGGCCACCGCCATCCGGGCGGATACGCAGGCGGCGGTGGCCAGCTCCCGGCGAACCGCCCTGGTCGCCGCGGTCGAGCGGGCCGCAGGTGCCGTGGTGTCGATCAACGTCACCTCGCACCAGCAGGCGCCACCCAGCTCGCCCTGGGATTTCTTCTTCGTGCCCGAGGGCGCGCGGGTGGTGCAGGGCTACGGCACCGGATTCGTGATCCGACCGAACGGCATCATTCTCACCAATCAGCACGTGGTCGCCAACGCCGACCAGGTGGTGGTGACGCTGACCGACGGCAGCGACGTCCGCGCCAAGGTGCTGGGCGAAGACCCGCTCACGGATATCGCGGTGCTTCGGGTCGACCGCCAGGGACTCCCGGTGGTCACCACGGGGCGCAGCACCGATCTCATGATCGGCGAATGGGTGGTGGCACTCGGCAATCCCTACGCCTACCTGCTGGGGAATGCGGAGCCGACCGTCACCGTGGGCGTGGTGAGCGCCACCGGCCGCAATATCCTGCCGAATCAAGAGCAGACCGGCCTCTACCTGGACATGATTCAGACCGACGCGGCCATCAACCCGGGCAACTCCGGCGGCCCGCTCACCAACGCGTTGGGCGAGGTGGTCGGCATCAACTCCTCCATCTTCAGCAACAGCGGCGGCTCGGTGGGGCTCGGGTTCGCCATTCCGATCGAGCGCGCCCTCCGAGTGGCCGACGAGATCATCCGCAACGGCGCGGTCCGCCGCGCCTGGGTCGGCCTGGATATCCCAGGTGCCGCGGCCATGCGGAATTGGAAGAGCCAGGGCGGCGTGGAGGTCGCGGGCGTGACGCCCGACGGGCCCGCGGCACGCGCGGGGCTACGCACCGGCGACGTGCTGGTGCAGGCCAATGGGCGGCGGCTCCGCAACTACCTCGATTGGGAGGCGGTCAAGCTCGATCTGCACGTGGGCGACGCGGTCGATCTCACCGTGCGGAGCGGCCGGGACACCAGTCAGCGACGGATCGTCACTCGCGACGTGCCCACGGTGACCGCGAAGAAGGTGACGGTTCTGCACGATCTCCAGCTGATCACGGTCACACCCTCGGTCCAGGCCGAGCGGGGGATCCGGAGCGAGCGCGGCGCGCTCATCTTCAAGATCTCGCCGGAGGTGAGCCAGGCCACCGGCCTGCAGCCCGGCGACGTGATCGTGGCGATCAACCGCACCGCGGTGCGGAATGGATCCCAGGTCGAACAGCTGCTCACCGCGCGCTCGGGCGAGCCGATCCGGGTCTACTTCGAGCGGGACGGTCAGATCACCTTCACCGACCTGGCTTTCCGATGACCGACGATCGCTGGCGCTCTCCACTCGGCACTCGCTACGCCTCCCCGGCGATGCAGACGCTGTGGGGCGAGCCCCATCGGATTGGTCTCTGGCGCCGGCTCTGGCTCGCGCTGGCTGAAGCGGAGCGGGAGCTGGGTCTGGATGTACCCGAGGAGGCGCTCGAGCAGATGCGGGCGCAGCTCGACACCGCCGACCTGGCCGCGGCGGCGCGGTACGAGCGCCGCTTCCGCCACGACGTAATGGCGCACATCCACGCCTTCGGTGAGCAGGCGCCGAAGGCGCGCGCCTTCCTGCATCTGGGTGCCACCAGCGCGTTCGTCACCGACAACGCCGACCTGATCGTCATGCGCGAAGGGCTCCGCCTGCTGCTCGGCCGGCTCCTCGCGGTGCTGTCGGCCCTCGAAGGATTCGCCCGGCGTACGGCGGCCATGCCCTGCCTCGCGTACACCCACTTTCAGCCGGCGCAGCTCACCACGGTCGGCAAGCGCACCACGCTCTGGATGCAGGACTTCGCCCTGGACGTGGAGGAAGTAATCCAGCGGCTGGAGACACTGAGATTCCGCGGGTGCCAGGGCACCACGGGGACGCAGGCATCGTTCCTGGAGCTGTTCCAGGGCGACCACGAGAAGGTCCGCGAGCTGGAGCGGCGGGTCACCCGGAAGCTGGGCTTCCGGGAGCAGTTCGCCGTCACCGGCCAGACCTACTCCCGCAAGGCCGACAGCATGGTGCTCGATGGGCTGAGCGGGATCGCCCAGTCGGCGGGGAAGATGGCGGGCGATCTCCGGTTGCTGCAGCACGAGGGCGAGCTGCTGGAGCCGTTCGAGTCGGAGCAGGTCGGCTCCAGCGCGATGGCGTACAAGCGCAACCCGATGCGGGCGGAGCGCATCAGCGGGCTGGCCCGGTTCGTCATCTCGCTCCAGGCCAACGCCGCCCACACCGCCGCGAGCCAGTGGCTGGAGCGGAGCCTCGACGACAGCGCCAACCGCCGGCTCACCCTGCCCGAGGCGTTTCTCGCGGCCGACGCCATCCTGATCCTGGCCACCAACATCGCGGCGGGGCTGGAGCTCAGAGAAGACGTGATTCGCCGCCACGTGGCCGAGCAGATGCCGTTCATGGCCACCGAGCGCTGGCTCATGCTCGGCGTGGCCGGCGGCGGCGACCGGCAGGCGCTGCACGAGGTCATCCGCCAGCACAGCCTCGCCGTCGCCGAGGCGGTCAGCCGGGGCGCCCCCAACGACCTGCTCGACCGGCTCGCGGCCGATCCGGCCTTTCGCTCGGTACCGGCCGCGGCGCTGCGCGCGGAGCTCGATCCCGCCAACTACACCGGCAGGGCCGCCCAGCAAGTGGGCGAATTTCTGGACGAGTATCTGGATCCCCTGCTCCGCCGGGCGCGTCCGCTCGCCGCGGAAGCCGAGACTGCGGAGGTGCGGGTATGACCGTCCTGGCGGAAAGCCGGCTGCCGCTCCCGCTGCTTCGCCGCGGCAAGGTTCGCGAGGTGTACGAGGTGGATGCCGAGCATCTCCTGATGGTCGCGAGCGACCGGGTGAGCGCGTTCGACGTGGTGATGCGCGAAGCGATTCCGAGGAAGGGCGCCGTGCTCACCCAGATCAGCGCCTTCTGGTTCGAGCGCCTCTCCGGAGTGGTGCCGTCACACTTTTTCACCGCGAGCACCCAGCGGATCCTCCAGCGGATCCCCGCGCTGGCCGGGCACGCCGCGGAGCTGGCGGGCCGCGCGATGCTGGTGCGGCGCACCGTCCCGCTGCCCTTCGAGTGCGTGGTGCGGGGCTACCTCTCCGGCTCCGCCTGGGCCGAGTACCGGAAATCGGGAACCCTGGCCGGTGAGACGCTGGCGCCGGGACTAATCGAGAGCGCCCGGTTGGAGCCGCCGCTCTTCTCCCCGGCCACCAAGGCGGAGACCGGACACGACGAGAACGTGACCTTCGGCGCCGTGGCCACGAGCCTGGGCGCCGAGCTTGCCGCCCGCCTTCGCGACGCGAGCTTCGCGGTCTACCGCGCGGGACGAGATTACGCCGCGGAGCGCGGGATCATCATCGCGGACACCAAGTTCGAGTTCGGGACCGACTCGGGCGGCACGCTCCGGCTGATCGACGAGGTGCTGACGCCGGACTCCTCCCGCTTCTGGCCGGCCGATCGCTACCAGCCGGGCCGGAGCCAGCCGAGCTTCGACAAGCAGCCGCTGCGCGACTACCTCGCGGGG
The DNA window shown above is from Gemmatimonadales bacterium and carries:
- a CDS encoding HD domain-containing phosphohydrolase, with amino-acid sequence MTQPADATARAAPEGQLRHGGRVLLLALYTALRSLKLYPVENATVQKALDDLDTAARGLLAVENDLELRLAGDFIFVNATRLRLELDNYASFSHILAVLRAFDIGALRIHSTANRREWQILLSLLLSLSERGQPEERFEELFARLDAGQVKGLEIEHATQHDPDAEQAKEAAKRVYAQGVAVTKDVITGVRLGRATSVKKVKRAVQLIVDQVLNNETSVVGLTTIRDYDEYTFTHSVNVCIFSVALGKKLGFPRIQLYDLGMTALLHDVGKARVPVTILNKTTGLDEQEWRVMQAHPWLGAITLFGMRAHEETPYRSILVAHEHHMKTDLSGYPKTIRPRQ
- a CDS encoding HEAT repeat domain-containing protein yields the protein MTAGQPAAEVLPASQISELINGLVKALRAYHMYLPNNPIYQRATENLRSAFIPVWAALDQLVLTVAETDFIWEDQVVYHQLNKSESLAWGLFKDGMRSLTISHGAELDELPRFLETINRARFLAADAGDDLLTLLWEQEFDLIQYKFIEFFGEGGGALPEQTGTYATAGAADDQAAKQRHAQAAEEAPPRPKGVVDLDEFDATLYFLDEKEINQVARAVEEEYARDVRGASLNVLFDLFEMQNEPEIRGEILSAVEHLFPNFLNLGDFRTAASILRECGQLAQRISALREEHKERLTGFVAKLSEAAIVSQLLQSLDEAPALAGEAHVAELLRELRASALEPILTWIPNLSSAPLRTLLEGVADRLAESHPSEVLRILKDPESPALAPVVTLCGRLGLHQTVPGLGETVVHPLPAVRLASVQALAQLATPAAMTLIDKALDDDDRGVRLAAVRVVGSRGYKGAQRRVEAIVLGKAVKEMDLTEKMAFFEAYGAIAGAGGLKPLSALLLPRGMLRMKQSSEVRACAAIALGKIRTPEARELLQRAADDKDPVVRNAVNRALRETGT
- the trpB gene encoding tryptophan synthase subunit beta, producing the protein MALAPSPERAVAGRFGPYGGRYVPETLVAALDDLAALYDGVRGDPGFWAEYEQLLTEFVGRPSPITEAVRLGAEVGATLLLKREDLNHTGAHKINNTIGQALLAVRMGKRRIIAETGAGQHGVATATVCARFGLECVVYMGEEDVARQRLNVYRMELLGATVVPVGSGTRTLKDATNEALRDWVTNVPTTHYIIGSVVGPDPYPRMVRDFQSVIGREARSQVLARYGRLPHTVVACVGGGSNAMGIFAGFLDDTGVRLVGVEAAGEGLASGLHSATLEAGSPGVLHGSLSYLLQDADGQVAPAHSVSAGLDYPGVGPEHSYLHDSGRVAYESATDAEALDAFQAVCRLEGIIPALETAHAFAWVRRMAGGWPAGALVLLCLSGRGDKDVAHVAQLLRPPA
- a CDS encoding phosphoribosylanthranilate isomerase; translation: MRVRAKICGLTRPADASAAADAGASFLGVVFAVGHRMVTPERAAEVTAGANGVPVFGVYDTQSVEEILRISRTAGLSGAQLHGPYSRPAAVRLRAEGLVVWRVARIAAPGDLDSLPETASDADAVLVEPLVPHALGGTGVSLDLALAREARARLAGDTMVLAGGLSPGSVARAVALVRPEVVDVSSGVEYLPGIKDPDKISSFLEALFGPSPIT
- the trpC gene encoding indole-3-glycerol phosphate synthase TrpC, translating into MPVTLDQILISTRDQLPGLRRRRSALEREARDAAPPPSFAGALRRQSVAVIAEVKRRSPSSGTIRDDLDPGERASRYARHGAAAISVLTDGPFFGGSVDDLRTAATRAGVPVLRKDFILDELQIVEARAAGAAAVLLIVRALEPTRLELLLATAREYGLDALVEVHTPAELERALSVGAGILGINSRDLDSFAIDTAAAWRVIQAVPADRVAVAESGMASVADVERAAAAGADAVLIGTALSAALDPDGLMAGLCRIPRHAR
- the lexA gene encoding transcriptional repressor LexA, which translates into the protein MPLTKRQSEILSYLQGHIQEHSYAPSFEEIAERFGFQSLATVHEHLTNLERKGYIRRSYNESRSIEVLPPRGTSAASEIPLLGKVAAGTPIESLMHQETIAVPDQMLPRRGPNYALRVQGTSMIDEHILDGDLVVVHGKQSAENGEMVIALVNGSEATVKKFYREPGGWIRLQPANASMQPMRFQERDVLIQGVVVGVIRKY
- the trpD gene encoding anthranilate phosphoribosyltransferase; amino-acid sequence: MTQDAPLRFALHQLALGASLSDAAAAAAFGVLMRGEASPVQTAALLMGLRAKGETADEIAGAATALRIAMLRLEVGGGELLVDTCGTGGGRVGTLNISTAAALVAAGAGVPVAKHGNRSYTSRSGSADVLESLGVRIDLPAEAAARVLERTGIVFLFAPMYHPAMRHVGPVRRELGTGTIMNLLGPLANPAGARRQVIGVADRERAPLVAAALARLDAIHALVLHAVVGMDEVSPSGRTEVWEVREGRVDHWQIDPAALGLRCDDLDGLTGGEPGENAARIERLLQGGGEPVERCAVLLNAACALYVSGRGWSLEESAARAAQALHGGAGMEALHRLRAAAPRGESETLSICG
- the truA gene encoding tRNA pseudouridine(38-40) synthase TruA — protein: MSRSFLATLHYDGTGFVGWQRQPAGRSVQAEFERVLERLCGRRLVAHAAGRTDAGVHASGLAVSFSAPATWTIGSLRRALNALLPRDCWVESLHLMQPGFHARKSAISRRYRYDIGLDEASASPFRRPFEWALGRPLDVDALGATARLVAGEHDFRAFAAKGAPKPHYRCRLGLAEWRERSEGRGVSFHVEADRFLHHMVRMLVGTMVDVGLGRRPAEDIAGLLARGDNQETSPPAPPQGLYFVAATYPPELFAELNAESQAVAHES
- a CDS encoding trypsin-like peptidase domain-containing protein, with amino-acid sequence MSRSGAVVLILLLAGCRERPAAAPAASRPAPLHTTTSAAQATAIRADTQAAVASSRRTALVAAVERAAGAVVSINVTSHQQAPPSSPWDFFFVPEGARVVQGYGTGFVIRPNGIILTNQHVVANADQVVVTLTDGSDVRAKVLGEDPLTDIAVLRVDRQGLPVVTTGRSTDLMIGEWVVALGNPYAYLLGNAEPTVTVGVVSATGRNILPNQEQTGLYLDMIQTDAAINPGNSGGPLTNALGEVVGINSSIFSNSGGSVGLGFAIPIERALRVADEIIRNGAVRRAWVGLDIPGAAAMRNWKSQGGVEVAGVTPDGPAARAGLRTGDVLVQANGRRLRNYLDWEAVKLDLHVGDAVDLTVRSGRDTSQRRIVTRDVPTVTAKKVTVLHDLQLITVTPSVQAERGIRSERGALIFKISPEVSQATGLQPGDVIVAINRTAVRNGSQVEQLLTARSGEPIRVYFERDGQITFTDLAFR
- the purB gene encoding adenylosuccinate lyase, which codes for MTDDRWRSPLGTRYASPAMQTLWGEPHRIGLWRRLWLALAEAERELGLDVPEEALEQMRAQLDTADLAAAARYERRFRHDVMAHIHAFGEQAPKARAFLHLGATSAFVTDNADLIVMREGLRLLLGRLLAVLSALEGFARRTAAMPCLAYTHFQPAQLTTVGKRTTLWMQDFALDVEEVIQRLETLRFRGCQGTTGTQASFLELFQGDHEKVRELERRVTRKLGFREQFAVTGQTYSRKADSMVLDGLSGIAQSAGKMAGDLRLLQHEGELLEPFESEQVGSSAMAYKRNPMRAERISGLARFVISLQANAAHTAASQWLERSLDDSANRRLTLPEAFLAADAILILATNIAAGLELREDVIRRHVAEQMPFMATERWLMLGVAGGGDRQALHEVIRQHSLAVAEAVSRGAPNDLLDRLAADPAFRSVPAAALRAELDPANYTGRAAQQVGEFLDEYLDPLLRRARPLAAEAETAEVRV